In Armatimonadota bacterium, the genomic stretch TGTTTGGCGAAGTCGGCAAGATTGTGGCGTGTGTCGCGACGGGGCTGATCGGCACCGTTTTGTGTCTCGATAAGCCGCTTCGGGCACTGTACACCGATTTCCGTGACAGGGCCGCGCTTCCTGCCTATGAGGAAGAAGAGAGTGTTCCTCAAAGAGCGGTTCGCGCGGGCAGAGCTGTCGTCGGAATGCCCGAAGAAGAAGACCTTCGCAAGAAATCCTTGCCCCAGGGATTTGTTGAAGATCCAGTTTCTGAACCTGTCGCTAAGCGGTCTCCGATCATCCGAGATCATACCGACGCTCCGCGCCCGGAGAAGGCGAAGCCAGAGTTTTCGATAGAGTCAACGACTCCCAAGGAGGGCTATCAGCTGCCATCCATTTCCGCTCTGAACGAACCAGCTGAGAAGCCAAAGCGAACGGCGGCCGAGATGCAGCAAAACATCGAGACCATTGAAGGGACGCTTGAGCAGTTTGGCATTGATGCTAACGTTGTCGAGGTCGCCACCGGGCCGACGATCACCCGCTACGAAATTCAGCTTGGGGCAGGAATCCGGGTGGCTCGGATTGTCTCGCTGGCTGACAACATCGCGATGGACATGGCGGCGACGATGGTTCGGGTCGAAGCCCCGATTCCAGGCAAGGCGGCGATTGGCTTGGAGATTCCAAATGCCAAATCGTCCATGGTAAATATCCGAGAGTTGGTCGAATCGAAGGAGTTCATGGATCATCCTTCGCGGCTGTGCGTTGCGCTGGGCAAAGACGTTGCCGGAGTTAACCGCTACGCTGATCTGACTAAAATGCCCCACCTGCTGATCGCGGGGGCGACTAACAGTGGAAAGTCGATTGGTCTCGCAACGCTGATTACTTCGCTGTTAATGCGCAACACGCCGAAGGATCTCCGGCTGGTCATGATCGACCCGAAGCGGGTTGAATTGACGCTATTCGATCAGATTCCTCACCTTCTTTGCCCGGTCATCAAGGACGTCAAGGAGGCACCAGGCGTTCTGATGGCAGTAAGAGCCGAAATGGATCGTCGGTATGACTTGCTCTCCGAGAAGGGAGTTCGTAACATTGACGGTTGGAACGCCAAGGCTTCGTATGCCGACAAGCTTCCGTACATCGTCGTCATTATCGACGAGCTTGCCGACCTCATGATGCAGGCCAAGCAGGACGTCGAGGGTTCGATTGTCCGGCTTGCTCAGCTCGCCCGGGCCGTGGGAATTCACCTCGTCATCGCCACTCAGCGGCCCTCGGTTGACGTGATTACTGGAACCATCAAAGCGAATATTCCTTCGCGAATCGCCTTCTCCGTGGCCTCGCAAATTGACTCGCGTACCATTCTTGACTCGAAGGGCGCCGAGGCACTCATTGGTCGTGGGGACATGCTGTACATGCCGATTGACGCCACGAAGCCGATGCGGGTGCAGGGCTGCTACGTTGCCGAGACGGAAATCGAAGCGATCTGCAAGCACTGGCGAGAGCAAGAGGCTCCGAATTATGCATTCGATCCGGCGGAGTTTGAAGCTTCGGATCCGGTGAAGGCAGCGGGCGACTTTGGCGGCGAGGTTGACCCGATGTGGGAGGAGGTCGTTCGGTACTCAGTGGAGACCGGTCAAGTTTCAACTTCGATGATCCAGCGCAAGTTCCGACTTGGCTTCCAGCGGGCGTCTCGGTTGCTCGACGAGATGGAGGGGCGGGGAATCATTGCCGCGAAGGATGGTCCACGACCGCGGGAGGTTCTGCTGGCCTTGGCTGATCTTGAGTCGGTTTTTGGCGGTGCGTCGTCGGCTCCGAAGTATGAGATGGGAACGAGCATTGACGATTGGGAAGAGGCGTAAGCCGATTACCGGAGCTCTTTTTCATTGTTTGAACAGAGACCTGTCACGCAATAAGGTAGGCCATTAGACTGAAGAAATGACTCGATTTGAAGAAAAGTTGGGGAAGGTTGGGTAGCAGCCCCGCGCCGGCCCATGGCCAATCCCCACCCGAGACACCCCCGATTCCATCGCATTCGCTCTGGAACCGAAGTTGCCCCGGGACCCGTGCCCCAGGCGGCGGAGCCGCTGTGGGGTGACGGTTTATCTACTTATTTGCCCAGACCCTTATGGAGTCGGGCGTTGACGGCATCCCAGTCGATGACATTGAGATAGGCATCGATGTACTTCGCTCGGGCGGTTTGGAAGTCGAGGAAGTAAGCGTGCTCGTAGACGTCTAACGCAAGGATCAGGGTTGAGTTCCAGGACGGGAAGGTGTCTTGAGCGTCGCCGATGAAGTTGAATACTCGCTCTTCGTCGTGGTCGTAGGCAAGGTAGACCCAGCCTCGGGCGCCGATTCCGGTGGTCTTCAGGTCCTTTGCCCAGGCTTCGTGCGAGCCGTAGGCTTCGTTGATCAGGCCAGCGACATCGCCGGTTGCGGGGCCGCCGCTACCGCCGATGGTGTCGAAATAGACGTTGTGGTTCTTGTATCCGCCGTAGGCGAAGGCGTAGTTGACCTTAAGGGCGCGGATCTGGGAGTAAATCTGGTTGGCCTTGGTCGCGTCCATTTCCATCTCGGCGAGGGCCTTGCGAATCTCGTTGGTCTTGTTGGCGTAGCCTTGCCAGAGGCCGAGGTGGGCTTTGTGAGTGGCTTCGCTGATGCCGTGGGAAGCAGTCTTCAGGGCTTTGGCGATGTCGGCTTCGGTGGGGACGTGAACGAGTTTTGGTTCCATTTTTCGCAGTTTCCTAACCTGTTCTACGCCCATCGAACCCATCCCGGTAGCAGAGATGCCCACCGCTGCGGTGGCAGCAAGTAGGCCGCGTCGAGAGAGGGAATTATCCATGAGTGCAGAATTTTCGGTACAAGAGAAATCTACTCTAAAACCCCCTTGCTTATCGCGAGGTTAAGGATTATAAACAAGGTGGGACAACTATGAAGGGCTACCTGAGTTCTCTTGAGAACACACCAAAAACGCTCGTCAACCTCGTTGATCAGGTGAAACCTGACCACTACGACGATTACACGGATCCGAAGAGGTTCACCTTGCGGGAGCTGATCGCGCACCTTGCGGATTTCGACGACATCTTCCTAGACCGACTGAGGTTAGCCCACGAGTCCCCCGGAGCCTCGGTCGTTTCGCTCGACCCAGACGCCCGAGCCGCCGAAAAACACTACGCAACCCGTGACGTCCATCACGAGCTTGAGGTTTTCGAAAATCGGCGACGGGATCTCATCGACTTCCTGGCCAACCTATCGCCAGAGGACTGGGAGAAGAAATTTCATCACCCTGACCTAGGAGATGTGACGATCGAGTCCTACGCGAATATCATCTTGGCTCATGACCTGAGCCACGTTTCGCACGCGAGTTCTTATTTGCGGTAAATCCAAGTACCTCTCTAAGATTAGAGAGGTCGGTGAGACTCCGGTCGAACCGGGTCCGCCGACTGGTCGACGTTAAGCTCCCTCCCCCCTAACGGGGTTGGGGGTTAGGGGGCTATTGCGCAGGGACGTACAGCTTGTACGTGTACTCCAGGTGCAAGCACTCGCCAGCCTTAGCCTTCGGCTTCCAGGTGAGCTTCCCGGTTGAGTTCATCTGCCGCAGGCCCTTGGTGGTTTTGACAACGGCGGGTTCGCCGTCAGCTTTGATTAGCTCGCCAGTGAACTGCTTGACCAGGTTCAACTGAACTTCCTCTTTGCGAGAGTTAGTGATTTCTAGCGTTCCCTTAACGGTGACCAAGTCCCAGCGGGGGTTGTTGTATTGGTCGCGGATGGCGGCTCGCTCGCGGCTGACTTCTTCTTCGTTCGCCTCGGGGCGAACGTCGAGGGCTTTGTTGATGCGAAGCGAGACTTCGCCGCCAGCCGGGATGTAGTTCATCATCGTCTGGCCGATGAGTTCGCCTTTGTTGAAAATCGTCGCTGCGCCGGTGGTCAGCGGCTTTCCTGAACCGTTTTTGAACTTGACGGTGTGCCAAATCTCTTCGGCATCTTGGGGGTTGTTTGCGGGAACAGGTCTGTAGTTGCCGCTCGCGTCCACTCTGTCGTCGATATCCCAAGTGTATATGTGTTCGTACTTGCTGTCGAACTTGAACAGGTTCTGATAGATGCGTGAGTTCTTCTTGGAAGAGAACTTGTCGAGGTCGTAGAAGAAGAGATCGCCGATCTGCTCTCCGCCAGCCTGCGCTGCGTTGCTTCCGCCCCAGTTGACGTCGGCCGCCATTCCTGGCGCGTATGCGTTTTGGGTCATCATCTCGCTGGCTCGGCCACGCATTCCTCCGCCTCCGGGGCCACCGGGCATGCCTCCGGTCGAAAGCGTCCCCAACCAAACATCGTTGGACATGCCGGCAGTAAACGGATCAAGAATGTCCTTGAATTGCAGATTTGGGAATCCGGTAATGAGCCTCACCGGAACCTGGTCTAGCGCAAGCAAATCATTCATCACGGTCGCCTTGCTGGCGACGGTGAGGGTGCCTTCCTTGGTGATATCCACCGCATAGCCGGGTGCCCAGGAGACGCCGCGCTCGAGGGACATCATCATCACCTCTTTGGTCTTCTTGTCAGCCTCAATCGTATAGAACTTCTGGGTCGAGTCGGTT encodes the following:
- a CDS encoding DNA translocase FtsK 4TM domain-containing protein; its protein translation is MSAKRRSSPAKTKPRSKEATSTKGRASHRRYDIVGIGFLALAALCVVALMSRNAGVVGGFMRDAFGLLFGRGAWVMPVAFAVLGCTYLRGHSKSGSWIPALGVSLLVCALLGGFARATGADYFDPKQMALGGGYVGALVASLFSSLFGEVGKIVACVATGLIGTVLCLDKPLRALYTDFRDRAALPAYEEEESVPQRAVRAGRAVVGMPEEEDLRKKSLPQGFVEDPVSEPVAKRSPIIRDHTDAPRPEKAKPEFSIESTTPKEGYQLPSISALNEPAEKPKRTAAEMQQNIETIEGTLEQFGIDANVVEVATGPTITRYEIQLGAGIRVARIVSLADNIAMDMAATMVRVEAPIPGKAAIGLEIPNAKSSMVNIRELVESKEFMDHPSRLCVALGKDVAGVNRYADLTKMPHLLIAGATNSGKSIGLATLITSLLMRNTPKDLRLVMIDPKRVELTLFDQIPHLLCPVIKDVKEAPGVLMAVRAEMDRRYDLLSEKGVRNIDGWNAKASYADKLPYIVVIIDELADLMMQAKQDVEGSIVRLAQLARAVGIHLVIATQRPSVDVITGTIKANIPSRIAFSVASQIDSRTILDSKGAEALIGRGDMLYMPIDATKPMRVQGCYVAETEIEAICKHWREQEAPNYAFDPAEFEASDPVKAAGDFGGEVDPMWEEVVRYSVETGQVSTSMIQRKFRLGFQRASRLLDEMEGRGIIAAKDGPRPREVLLALADLESVFGGASSAPKYEMGTSIDDWEEA
- a CDS encoding Fe-Mn family superoxide dismutase; protein product: MDNSLSRRGLLAATAAVGISATGMGSMGVEQVRKLRKMEPKLVHVPTEADIAKALKTASHGISEATHKAHLGLWQGYANKTNEIRKALAEMEMDATKANQIYSQIRALKVNYAFAYGGYKNHNVYFDTIGGSGGPATGDVAGLINEAYGSHEAWAKDLKTTGIGARGWVYLAYDHDEERVFNFIGDAQDTFPSWNSTLILALDVYEHAYFLDFQTARAKYIDAYLNVIDWDAVNARLHKGLGK
- a CDS encoding DinB family protein; protein product: MKGYLSSLENTPKTLVNLVDQVKPDHYDDYTDPKRFTLRELIAHLADFDDIFLDRLRLAHESPGASVVSLDPDARAAEKHYATRDVHHELEVFENRRRDLIDFLANLSPEDWEKKFHHPDLGDVTIESYANIILAHDLSHVSHASSYLR